A stretch of the Blastocatellia bacterium genome encodes the following:
- a CDS encoding class I SAM-dependent methyltransferase — MQAKDSNEILEHYFAKLAAAFVRGQLIDSQTAYNLSSHLLETPLDDLETEAFAEIIQVGLAAGLKLNKFKKTMGLARVQRVLGILHGLMPNTLLDIGSGRGTFLWPLLDALANLNVTSIDKEEIRVRDINAVKKGGVTNLIAKQLDITELDFEDKSFDVVTMLEVLEHIPNAQQALNQAVRVAKNFLVLSVPSKEDNNPEHIHLFNKNSLSNMLSLAGASSSSFDYVLNHLIIVAKTQV, encoded by the coding sequence TTGCAAGCCAAAGATAGCAATGAGATATTGGAACACTATTTTGCTAAACTTGCGGCTGCCTTTGTCCGAGGTCAACTTATTGATAGTCAAACAGCTTATAACCTGTCTTCACATTTACTTGAAACCCCGCTAGATGATTTAGAAACAGAAGCATTTGCAGAAATTATTCAAGTTGGTTTAGCTGCTGGACTAAAATTAAACAAATTCAAGAAAACAATGGGACTTGCTAGAGTACAGCGTGTTTTAGGTATCCTACATGGCCTAATGCCAAATACTTTGCTAGATATAGGTAGTGGACGAGGTACTTTTCTTTGGCCTCTTTTAGATGCTTTAGCAAACTTAAATGTAACATCAATTGATAAAGAAGAAATTCGTGTAAGAGATATAAATGCAGTAAAAAAAGGTGGGGTTACTAACCTTATTGCTAAACAATTAGATATAACAGAGTTAGATTTTGAAGATAAAAGTTTTGATGTTGTTACAATGTTAGAAGTCCTAGAACATATCCCTAATGCCCAACAAGCTCTAAATCAAGCTGTAAGAGTTGCTAAAAATTTTCTTGTCCTATCTGTTCCTAGTAAAGAAGATAATAACCCTGAACATATACATCTATTTAATAAAAATAGCTTAAGTAATATGCTAAGTTTAGCTGGTGCTAGTAGCTCTAGCTTTGATTATGTATTAAACCACTTAATTATAGTTGCTAAAACTCAGGTCTGA
- a CDS encoding RNA ligase family protein has product MQIYKYPRTPHLEGSRFQPGDEDLDCLPFSEIADNYVVIEEKLDGANSAISFNENGQLMLQSRGHFLLGGNSERHFNLLKQWANCHTSMLWNLLGLRYIMYGEWLYAKHTMFYNALPHYFIEFDILDLEENCFLSTEYRQQMLKDLPIVSAPVLFSGKIKTLKDLQKLLITSNFITPNHLEILKEICQEQNLSVERAIKETDHNRNMEGLYIKVEENGKVKARFKYVRASFLTAVEASESHWQSRPIIPNLLANGINLFTTGNPLC; this is encoded by the coding sequence ATGCAAATCTATAAGTATCCTAGAACTCCACATTTAGAAGGCTCACGCTTTCAACCCGGTGATGAAGATTTAGATTGTCTTCCTTTTTCAGAAATTGCTGATAACTATGTTGTTATAGAAGAAAAATTAGACGGGGCTAATTCAGCTATTAGCTTTAATGAAAATGGGCAGTTAATGTTACAAAGCCGAGGACATTTTCTTTTAGGTGGAAATAGTGAAAGACATTTTAATTTGCTTAAACAATGGGCAAATTGTCATACTAGTATGTTATGGAATTTATTAGGTTTACGCTATATTATGTATGGTGAATGGCTTTACGCAAAACATACTATGTTTTACAATGCTTTACCTCATTATTTTATTGAATTTGATATTTTAGATTTAGAGGAAAATTGTTTTTTAAGCACTGAGTATAGACAACAAATGCTAAAAGATTTGCCAATAGTGTCGGCTCCAGTTCTTTTTAGTGGAAAAATAAAAACATTAAAAGACTTACAAAAATTACTAATTACCTCTAACTTTATTACTCCCAATCATTTAGAAATACTAAAAGAAATCTGTCAAGAACAAAATTTAAGCGTTGAACGAGCTATCAAAGAAACCGACCATAATAGAAATATGGAAGGGCTTTATATTAAAGTAGAAGAAAACGGAAAAGTAAAGGCGCGTTTTAAGTATGTACGTGCTAGTTTTTTAACTGCTGTAGAAGCTTCAGAAAGCCATTGGCAATCACGTCCGATAATCCCTAATCTTCTTGCAAATGGGATAAATTTATTTACTACTGGTAATCCCTTATGCTAG
- a CDS encoding AAA family ATPase produces the protein MLDPCKIWEFCPTVPTWSINWTAVLAYFPELNTKISLFTKQLCETLVQLNNWQEFTEDNRAAIFLAALWQDFPSFTNIENNQKILVNLRSKVKEARQIFWQKKIPFYFREQAVNLIRYSSLPFFIFEKYNLQHSLIKASQTVRLDLLAVLAKATVLAAKPDKEKDLIEKIELFIEFAKEENCFDQAKNFPSPHSRFIYFQKQSSDPNYLAYDDTIFKVILLSGLPASGKDTWIKQNNLANWPVISLDDIRKELKISPKKNQGEILSESKKRARELLRAKQSFIWNATNLMRSRRRQLIELFTSYKASVKIIYLEANSEELFRRNSLRQESVPKNIIEKMSANLEIPDLTEAQQVEWVID, from the coding sequence ATGCTAGATCCCTGTAAAATTTGGGAATTTTGTCCAACTGTCCCCACCTGGTCAATCAACTGGACAGCAGTTTTAGCGTATTTCCCAGAGCTAAACACAAAAATATCGTTATTTACAAAACAGCTTTGTGAAACTTTAGTTCAGCTAAACAATTGGCAAGAGTTTACAGAAGACAACCGGGCAGCAATTTTTCTTGCTGCCCTTTGGCAAGATTTTCCTAGCTTTACAAATATAGAAAATAACCAAAAAATCCTAGTCAATTTACGTAGCAAAGTAAAAGAAGCAAGACAGATTTTTTGGCAAAAGAAAATCCCCTTTTACTTTAGAGAACAAGCGGTTAATTTAATTAGATACAGTAGTTTACCTTTTTTTATTTTTGAAAAATATAATCTACAACACAGCCTAATCAAAGCAAGTCAAACAGTAAGGCTAGATTTACTTGCTGTACTAGCAAAAGCTACTGTGCTAGCAGCAAAACCTGATAAAGAAAAAGACTTAATTGAAAAAATAGAACTATTTATAGAGTTTGCCAAAGAAGAAAATTGTTTTGATCAAGCAAAAAATTTTCCTTCACCACATAGCCGATTTATTTATTTTCAAAAGCAAAGCAGTGATCCTAATTATTTAGCTTATGATGACACAATTTTTAAAGTAATCTTACTATCAGGATTACCAGCATCAGGAAAAGATACTTGGATTAAGCAAAATAACTTAGCTAATTGGCCTGTTATATCACTTGATGATATTCGTAAAGAGTTAAAAATTTCTCCTAAAAAAAATCAAGGTGAGATTTTATCAGAGTCTAAAAAACGAGCAAGAGAGCTTTTAAGAGCCAAACAAAGCTTTATTTGGAATGCTACTAATTTAATGCGTTCACGGCGTAGGCAGTTAATAGAGCTTTTTACAAGTTATAAAGCTAGTGTAAAAATAATTTATTTAGAAGCAAATTCAGAAGAACTATTTAGGCGCAATAGCTTACGCCAAGAGTCTGTACCAAAAAATATCATTGAAAAAATGTCTGCTAATCTAGAAATTCCCGATCTAACAGAAGCTCAGCAAGTAGAATGGGTAATTGATTAA
- a CDS encoding PilZ domain-containing protein: MSKLKAIESRKENRQSSHYPRSYIKIKALNDYQYTGGLIVDSSVSGLGIVTSLSVPVGEKVAINLDDEYSAIGEVMSIEDEWGDWEWSGMMRIGIKLVDKNNWPI, encoded by the coding sequence ATGTCAAAACTAAAGGCTATTGAAAGTCGCAAAGAAAATCGCCAATCAAGTCATTATCCTCGTTCCTATATCAAAATTAAGGCTTTAAATGATTACCAATATACAGGTGGATTGATTGTTGATAGCAGTGTTTCAGGCTTAGGTATTGTTACTTCTTTATCTGTTCCTGTTGGGGAAAAAGTTGCTATAAATTTAGATGATGAATATTCCGCTATAGGGGAAGTTATGAGTATAGAAGATGAATGGGGTGATTGGGAATGGTCTGGAATGATGAGGATAGGTATTAAATTAGTTGATAAAAATAATTGGCCTATATAA
- a CDS encoding PilZ domain-containing protein, which yields MAMANTQSLYRHEERSNYRRFVEIKASGEDKDFIDGLTIDFSESGMGILTYMPFPIGTELEVSLKDDLSVKGEVVNIEPWPSYDLVRLGIRFVEEKENWIV from the coding sequence ATGGCTATGGCAAATACCCAATCTCTTTATCGTCATGAGGAGCGTAGTAATTACCGAAGATTTGTTGAAATAAAAGCTAGTGGTGAAGACAAAGATTTTATTGACGGTCTTACGATAGATTTTAGCGAGTCTGGAATGGGAATATTAACCTATATGCCTTTTCCTATAGGAACAGAATTAGAAGTTAGTCTTAAAGATGATCTTTCTGTCAAAGGAGAAGTTGTTAATATTGAACCTTGGCCGAGTTATGATTTAGTACGCTTAGGAATACGTTTTGTTGAAGAGAAAGAAAATTGGATTGTTTAA
- a CDS encoding phosphoglucomutase/phosphomannomutase family protein, with product MIKFGTDGWRAVIAEEFTFQNVAIVTQALADYLNSENFPNRTLAVGYDRRFLSDRFASQVAAQLVANDFQALLFDEAVPTPMVSFEVKTQNLAAGIVITASHNPPEFNGFKVKAPFGGSAPPEITQQIEARLGQTPPKLMSFAEAITTGKVKAIQPSINYGRHIADLVDLEQIKASTAKIIVDPMHGSGARWVEHLLSGGKCQVTTIRANQDAYFGGVNPEPLAHHLQALSESVRETSALLGLATDGDADRVGAVDEQGKFINSHQIVAILLLHLAKVRKLSGAVAVTFSQSTLVKRIAKHFNLPIYETPIGFKYFADLMLTRNVLISGEESGGIGIKGNIPERDGILNSLLLAEAIIASGKTPSELLKSIWQEFGYFSYDRLDLPIEIERGQAFVEKMKSDPPLEIAEEKIVDVATLDGTKLIFEDESWLLLRQSGTEPVLRLYCEASSEEKVEKLLSAARELVKNY from the coding sequence ATGATTAAATTTGGAACAGATGGTTGGCGAGCAGTTATTGCAGAAGAATTTACATTTCAAAATGTAGCTATTGTTACTCAAGCACTGGCAGATTACTTAAATTCTGAAAATTTCCCTAACAGAACTTTAGCTGTAGGTTATGACCGTAGGTTTCTTTCTGACCGTTTTGCTAGCCAAGTAGCAGCACAACTTGTAGCAAATGATTTTCAAGCCCTGCTTTTTGATGAAGCTGTCCCGACTCCTATGGTTTCTTTTGAAGTAAAAACACAAAATTTAGCTGCTGGTATAGTAATTACTGCTAGTCATAACCCTCCAGAATTTAATGGGTTTAAGGTTAAAGCACCTTTTGGAGGCTCAGCACCTCCAGAAATAACCCAACAAATAGAAGCCAGATTAGGTCAAACTCCTCCAAAACTTATGTCTTTTGCTGAAGCCATCACAACAGGTAAAGTCAAAGCCATCCAACCATCCATAAATTATGGACGACATATAGCTGACCTTGTAGATTTAGAACAAATCAAAGCATCAACAGCCAAAATAATAGTTGATCCAATGCATGGCAGCGGCGCACGTTGGGTAGAGCATTTGTTAAGCGGCGGAAAATGCCAAGTTACTACCATTAGAGCTAACCAGGATGCTTATTTTGGCGGTGTTAACCCTGAACCGTTAGCACATCATCTTCAAGCCTTATCAGAAAGTGTTAGGGAAACTTCTGCTCTACTAGGTCTTGCAACTGATGGCGACGCTGACCGAGTTGGCGCAGTTGATGAACAAGGAAAATTTATTAATTCACACCAAATTGTAGCAATACTTTTATTACATCTAGCTAAAGTGCGTAAGCTATCTGGAGCAGTAGCAGTAACATTTTCCCAAAGTACGTTGGTAAAACGTATAGCCAAGCATTTTAATTTACCAATTTATGAAACCCCTATAGGCTTTAAGTATTTTGCAGACCTAATGCTTACAAGAAATGTTTTAATAAGTGGGGAAGAATCTGGAGGGATTGGTATTAAAGGCAATATACCGGAACGTGATGGTATTCTTAATAGCCTTTTGCTAGCAGAAGCAATTATTGCTAGTGGAAAAACACCTAGCGAGTTACTTAAAAGCATTTGGCAGGAATTTGGCTATTTTTCCTATGACCGGCTAGATTTACCAATAGAAATTGAGAGAGGACAAGCTTTTGTAGAAAAAATGAAGTCTGACCCTCCATTAGAAATTGCCGAAGAAAAAATTGTCGATGTTGCTACTTTAGATGGAACAAAACTTATTTTTGAAGATGAAAGCTGGCTACTACTTAGGCAATCTGGCACTGAACCAGTTTTAAGGCTTTATTGTGAGGCTTCATCAGAAGAAAAAGTTGAAAAATTACTCTCTGCTGCCAGAGAGCTAGTTAAAAATTACTAA
- a CDS encoding NDP-sugar synthase — MQAVILAGGKGTRLRPLTLSTPKPITTIANQPFLYYQLEILKKAGVAEVILALSYQPEKIMAVFGDGEKLGLKIRYLVEPQPLGTAGAYKFAEKYINTTTIVFNGDILTNIDMAAAVALHKQRQATATIILVPVENPSAYGLVETASDGQVLRFLEKPKTDEITCNTINAGMYVLEPKVLQYIPPDVEHSFEYQLFPRLKAENEPFYSVISKEYWLDIGTNARYLQANLDVIANRLAYHPTRNQTSFPSAEIDALSLLAKNVKVGVGAKITNSVIGENCLIEDGATVKNSVLLANTKVETNATIENSIIGQNCLIKQFANIKQGSVLGDNTVITDFSQIGGI, encoded by the coding sequence ATGCAAGCCGTTATCTTAGCTGGAGGAAAAGGAACTCGTCTTCGTCCATTGACTCTTTCCACTCCTAAACCCATTACTACAATAGCTAACCAACCTTTTCTTTATTACCAACTAGAAATATTAAAAAAAGCTGGTGTAGCAGAAGTAATTTTAGCTCTATCTTACCAGCCAGAAAAAATTATGGCTGTTTTTGGAGATGGTGAAAAGTTAGGGCTTAAAATTCGCTATTTGGTTGAACCTCAACCACTAGGCACAGCCGGGGCTTATAAATTTGCAGAAAAATATATAAATACTACCACTATAGTATTTAATGGAGATATTCTTACTAATATTGATATGGCTGCTGCTGTAGCATTACATAAACAGCGTCAAGCAACAGCAACTATTATTTTAGTACCTGTTGAAAACCCTTCTGCTTATGGACTAGTTGAAACTGCTAGCGATGGTCAAGTCCTAAGATTTTTAGAAAAACCTAAAACTGATGAAATTACTTGTAATACAATTAATGCTGGTATGTACGTATTAGAACCTAAAGTTCTACAATATATCCCTCCTGATGTAGAACATTCCTTTGAATATCAATTATTTCCAAGATTAAAAGCTGAAAATGAGCCTTTTTATTCTGTAATTAGCAAAGAATATTGGCTAGACATTGGAACTAATGCCCGTTACTTGCAAGCTAATTTAGATGTGATAGCTAATCGGCTAGCCTACCATCCAACACGTAACCAAACTAGTTTTCCTTCTGCTGAAATAGATGCGCTTTCTCTGCTAGCTAAAAATGTAAAAGTTGGAGTTGGAGCTAAAATTACTAATTCTGTAATCGGCGAAAACTGCTTAATTGAAGATGGAGCAACTGTTAAAAACTCTGTACTACTAGCTAATACTAAAGTAGAAACTAATGCGACAATCGAAAACTCAATTATTGGTCAAAATTGTTTAATCAAACAATTTGCAAATATTAAACAAGGCTCTGTTTTAGGGGATAACACAGTAATAACAGATTTTAGCCAAATAGGTGGTATCTAA
- a CDS encoding phospholipase: protein MAENSQSHNIDIIRTARYSTLGKISENLKEIWFVCHGQGQLAAYFIKPFEIIANESRLIVAPEALSRFYLDGFGGKIGACWMTREDRLNEIDNYVNYLDKLYDQVLSTVANANVKVNVLGFSQGVATVCRWIGLGKAKQIEKLILWGGLTPPDLDLTATYEIFSHLKIFVVVGNQDQFADASVIANEEERLKSHNLPYQLITFEGGHQLNREVIKKLAEN from the coding sequence ATGGCAGAAAACTCACAATCACATAATATTGATATTATTAGAACAGCTAGATATTCTACTCTAGGTAAAATATCGGAAAACTTAAAAGAAATTTGGTTTGTATGTCATGGACAAGGACAGCTTGCAGCTTATTTTATAAAGCCATTTGAAATTATTGCTAACGAAAGTAGGCTAATTGTTGCACCTGAAGCACTTTCTAGGTTTTACTTAGATGGTTTCGGTGGTAAAATTGGAGCTTGTTGGATGACTAGAGAAGATAGGTTGAATGAAATTGATAACTATGTAAACTACTTGGATAAACTTTATGATCAAGTTCTATCAACTGTTGCAAACGCCAATGTAAAAGTAAATGTGTTAGGGTTTTCTCAAGGAGTTGCTACGGTTTGTCGCTGGATAGGTCTAGGTAAAGCAAAACAAATAGAAAAATTAATCCTTTGGGGAGGTTTAACCCCACCAGACCTAGATTTAACTGCTACTTATGAAATATTTTCTCACTTAAAGATATTTGTAGTAGTAGGCAATCAAGATCAATTTGCTGATGCTAGTGTTATTGCTAATGAAGAAGAAAGATTAAAATCACATAATTTACCTTATCAATTAATTACTTTTGAAGGTGGACATCAGCTTAATAGAGAAGTAATTAAAAAATTAGCAGAAAATTAA
- a CDS encoding serine/threonine-protein phosphatase, with translation MKSGPIAVEIAACTDVGLVRKNNEDYFLVVDLSTGKALGDIYKGDKTTNTLSMLLVVSDGMGGQLAGEVASQMAVTSLWENMLKLSNVPAYDRLVQAVEETNSLVFRESRRPEYKGMGATLTAALVEGDKAYIAEVGDSRAYLVRDGRIKQITTDQSLIEVLVSRGLVTPADAEKSTNRGILLQAIGVKQEIQVAVTSLPLQSNDYLLICSDGLSNKIKAQEMMKFISQRGATQPACQDMIVAARHRGGEDNITALLAKFNGSGLPTKISNGKITTTLQALSTFDPDRPKPSKRKTQRLSSLSNNDKAVSFSSTVGGLNSQNRDLSSYPERDNLVAEFERLSFHLDKAKESLRVEMEGLRKAAEWLQKGGSINRELPEIFTKMRSAESTLEHTRTVVAEAKELFKKK, from the coding sequence ATGAAATCTGGCCCCATTGCAGTTGAAATTGCTGCTTGTACAGATGTTGGATTGGTGCGTAAAAACAATGAAGACTATTTTCTAGTAGTTGATCTATCTACAGGTAAAGCTTTAGGAGATATTTATAAAGGTGACAAAACTACCAATACTTTATCCATGTTGCTGGTTGTATCTGATGGAATGGGAGGACAACTAGCAGGAGAAGTAGCTAGTCAAATGGCAGTAACTAGTTTATGGGAAAATATGCTTAAACTTAGCAATGTTCCTGCTTATGATAGGCTAGTTCAAGCAGTGGAAGAAACAAATAGTCTTGTTTTTCGCGAGAGTAGAAGACCAGAATATAAGGGTATGGGAGCAACTCTTACTGCTGCATTGGTTGAAGGTGATAAGGCTTATATTGCTGAAGTTGGAGATAGCCGAGCTTATTTAGTGCGTGATGGACGTATTAAGCAAATTACTACAGATCAATCATTAATAGAAGTTTTAGTTTCACGAGGCTTAGTTACTCCAGCCGATGCAGAAAAATCCACTAATCGAGGTATATTGCTCCAAGCTATTGGAGTTAAACAAGAAATTCAAGTGGCTGTAACCTCTTTACCACTACAAAGTAATGATTATTTACTAATTTGTAGCGATGGGTTGTCCAATAAAATTAAAGCTCAAGAAATGATGAAATTTATTAGTCAAAGAGGAGCTACTCAACCTGCTTGTCAAGATATGATTGTTGCGGCTCGTCATCGAGGCGGAGAAGATAATATCACAGCCCTGCTAGCTAAATTTAATGGCTCAGGACTGCCAACAAAAATTTCTAATGGTAAAATTACTACTACTCTGCAAGCACTTTCTACTTTTGATCCTGATCGTCCTAAGCCTTCAAAGCGGAAAACACAAAGACTTTCTTCCTTAAGTAATAATGATAAAGCAGTAAGCTTTTCCTCTACAGTAGGTGGATTAAATAGTCAAAATCGGGATTTAAGCTCTTATCCAGAAAGAGACAATTTAGTTGCAGAATTTGAGCGTCTTTCTTTTCATTTAGATAAAGCTAAAGAGTCCTTAAGAGTAGAAATGGAAGGTCTACGTAAAGCTGCTGAATGGTTGCAAAAGGGTGGATCTATTAATCGTGAACTCCCAGAAATATTTACTAAAATGCGTAGTGCTGAATCTACCTTAGAACATACTCGAACTGTAGTAGCAGAAGCTAAAGAATTATTTAAGAAAAAATAA
- a CDS encoding HU family DNA-binding protein: MSKIDFKPNRYFVDTLVKSGFTRKEAHKIFNSLFTNITETLLANNTAQIKGFGTFQLYSKSNNRQVLPTNDSKAERFVKFYPTNSLKSFIGQIATNLAIQEKLPSLNKVNSEKNLAQTQQTDNLGEDKTIDEAFIEEKDTLGDVELTEEQRWVEFDLHYNVGIAYKEMMLYEMAIEELLVAIGLIESHLSNKEQKSKLVQSCEIVSLCYVGLSAYEKAESWLLRGLDLIDYEANEYKALRYDLALLYEATGRIEEATEAFFDVYAIDINFRRIAQKLKTLQSRYIKKYRDERRDQLIPVLVRGRSISGERFEEDTLIVNVSRRGAAIKSSYPLQPNTFLELHFPNVVAVKIAKIVWCTAASNYVGGFQAGILVYHDKPK, encoded by the coding sequence GTGTCAAAAATAGACTTTAAACCTAATCGTTATTTTGTAGATACACTAGTTAAATCAGGGTTTACACGTAAAGAAGCACATAAGATTTTTAATAGCTTATTTACAAACATTACAGAGACTTTGCTAGCAAATAATACTGCTCAAATAAAAGGTTTTGGTACGTTTCAGCTTTATTCAAAATCTAATAACCGGCAAGTTTTACCAACAAATGATAGTAAAGCAGAAAGATTTGTTAAGTTTTACCCTACTAATTCGCTTAAATCATTTATTGGACAGATAGCAACTAATCTAGCAATACAAGAAAAGTTACCTAGTCTTAATAAAGTAAACTCTGAGAAAAACCTTGCACAAACTCAACAAACAGATAATTTAGGTGAAGATAAAACTATTGATGAAGCTTTTATAGAAGAAAAAGATACATTAGGAGATGTTGAATTAACTGAAGAACAAAGATGGGTAGAATTTGATTTACATTACAATGTTGGCATTGCTTACAAGGAAATGATGCTTTATGAAATGGCTATAGAAGAATTACTGGTAGCTATTGGCTTAATAGAAAGTCATTTATCTAACAAAGAGCAAAAAAGTAAATTAGTGCAATCTTGTGAGATAGTTAGTTTATGTTATGTTGGCTTAAGTGCTTATGAAAAGGCAGAGAGTTGGCTTTTAAGGGGCTTAGATTTAATTGATTATGAAGCTAATGAATATAAAGCTTTACGTTATGATTTAGCTTTACTTTATGAAGCAACAGGGCGAATAGAAGAGGCAACCGAAGCTTTTTTTGATGTTTATGCAATAGATATTAATTTTCGTCGAATAGCACAGAAGTTAAAAACTTTGCAAAGTCGTTATATAAAAAAATACCGTGATGAGCGACGGGATCAGCTAATTCCAGTGCTAGTGCGCGGTCGAAGTATTTCAGGCGAGAGATTTGAGGAAGATACTTTAATAGTTAATGTTTCACGTCGAGGAGCAGCAATAAAAAGCTCTTATCCACTTCAACCAAATACCTTTTTAGAACTGCATTTTCCAAATGTGGTAGCTGTAAAAATAGCTAAAATTGTTTGGTGTACTGCTGCTAGTAACTATGTAGGTGGATTTCAAGCAGGGATTTTAGTTTATCATGATAAGCCAAAGTAA
- a CDS encoding lipid-binding SYLF domain-containing protein, with protein MKNRLFFTRFLVLVVFVFSFVISTAAKISQAEKERITNAVDVLTQLLDTPDKSVPKDILGKCECIMVIPSVKKGAFVFGGQYGKGLASCRRSPDGWSAPLFFSLKGGSFGLQIGGQSIDLVLVIMNDKGINSLLKDKFTLGADASVAAGPVGRASSAETDAALKAEILAYSRTQGVFAGISLKGSSLKPDQEANLGLYGKKIAAKDALISNLVGYPEDTNLFIEALNKRSPKKD; from the coding sequence ATGAAAAACCGTCTTTTCTTTACTCGATTTTTAGTTTTAGTAGTTTTTGTTTTTTCTTTTGTTATTTCAACTGCGGCCAAAATCAGCCAAGCAGAAAAAGAAAGAATTACAAATGCAGTAGATGTTTTAACCCAACTACTAGACACTCCTGATAAAAGCGTCCCAAAAGACATTTTAGGTAAATGTGAATGTATTATGGTAATTCCATCGGTAAAAAAAGGAGCTTTTGTCTTTGGTGGTCAATATGGAAAGGGACTAGCAAGCTGTCGTAGATCTCCAGATGGTTGGAGTGCGCCGCTATTTTTCTCCCTTAAAGGTGGGAGTTTTGGTCTTCAAATTGGCGGACAATCAATTGATTTAGTATTAGTCATTATGAATGACAAAGGAATTAATTCACTGCTAAAAGATAAATTTACTTTAGGTGCAGATGCTTCTGTTGCTGCCGGGCCGGTTGGCCGTGCTAGCAGTGCAGAAACTGATGCTGCACTAAAAGCAGAAATCCTAGCTTATTCACGTACTCAAGGTGTTTTTGCTGGAATTTCTCTTAAAGGCTCTTCTCTAAAACCAGACCAAGAGGCTAATTTAGGTTTATATGGAAAGAAAATAGCTGCAAAAGACGCACTAATTAGTAATTTAGTTGGATATCCAGAAGATACTAACTTATTTATTGAAGCTCTTAATAAACGATCTCCTAAAAAAGATTAA
- a CDS encoding HEAT repeat domain-containing protein, translating into MVCYSSLEILADPQAIKPLSNLLTDEPADLRQKAVQAIGSIGTNLAINPLIFALNDPDVNVKYFAIQALGQVGQETVLDLLTIYLTDLDPTIRNVTIKALSRIKTPKVTQLLINMLSDSDETVFYSVIQALEEIGDEFAIKPLENKLNDISDPFLADSIKSAIEKIISSKNISNHQTRGFESN; encoded by the coding sequence ATGGTTTGCTATTCATCCCTGGAAATTCTAGCTGATCCACAAGCTATTAAGCCCCTTAGCAATCTTTTAACTGATGAACCGGCTGATTTACGCCAAAAAGCTGTCCAGGCAATTGGAAGCATAGGTACAAACTTAGCAATTAATCCTTTAATTTTTGCCTTAAATGATCCTGATGTAAATGTTAAATACTTTGCTATCCAAGCTTTAGGCCAAGTTGGTCAAGAAACTGTTTTAGACCTTCTTACTATCTACCTAACAGATTTAGATCCAACAATTAGAAATGTAACTATTAAAGCTTTATCTAGAATTAAAACTCCAAAAGTAACACAGTTACTGATCAATATGTTATCGGACTCTGACGAAACAGTTTTTTATAGCGTAATTCAAGCTTTAGAAGAAATAGGAGATGAATTTGCAATTAAGCCGCTAGAAAACAAACTTAATGATATATCAGATCCTTTTCTTGCTGACTCTATAAAATCAGCTATAGAAAAAATTATTAGCTCTAAAAATATTTCCAATCATCAAACAAGAGGTTTTGAATCTAATTAG